A genomic region of Eucalyptus grandis isolate ANBG69807.140 chromosome 5, ASM1654582v1, whole genome shotgun sequence contains the following coding sequences:
- the LOC104445486 gene encoding transcription factor bHLH112 isoform X2, producing the protein MAMSNKARSSEHNDFSLSDSSMVFENNHYKAQPRSAVRGCGRSELVVPDLLGTGFGISLPATPDWNQALLGGGGKFAQSSYGSILNEEMSSRIQKDWSPKSYSSCVVEDSSMNGFKQINQEFSSDQSELTSITTSSTTAATCEGFSAEFAVGSGLSGGGLYGFPLIQSLLDEPSDFQPQHQSLLTTAARSVNNFSQTMNSNDQSPPSFAKLSSLLKPSSVNRQPNRLPVSDIAMGPTPMNSLDWTTASPPTIYDKKPSCATPNTKRNCDDSREVNSAVKKSSSTEPGFKRPRIETPSPLPTFKVRKEKLGDRITALQQLVSPFGKTDTASVLHEAIEYIKFLHDQVHVLSTPYMRNGASIQHQQGCDKPKDYASEGPKQDLKSRGLCLVPISSTFPVSHETPVDFWTPTFGGSFR; encoded by the exons ATGGCAATGAGCAACAAAGCGAGGTCTTCCGAGCACAATGATTTCTCGCTCTCCGATAGCTCCATGGTCTTCGAGAACAACCACTACAAGGCTCAGCCGCGGAGCGCCGTGCGTGGCTGCGGCAGAAGCGAACTGGTCGTCCCTGACTTGCTGGGCACAGGATTCGGGATTTCGTTGCCGGCGACGCCAGATTGGAACCAAGCTTTACT tggtggtggtggaaaaTTTGCTCAGAGCAGTTATGGTTCAATATTGAACGAAGAAATGAGTTCAAGAATCCAGAAGGATTGGAGCCCCAAAAGCTATTCAAGTTGTGTGGTTGAAGATTCCTCCATGAATGGgtttaagcaaataaatcaagAATTCTCTTCGGACCAATCTGAACTGACTTCCATCACAACTAGCTCGACCACCGCGGCCACCTGTGAGGGTTTCTCAGCCGAGTTTGCAGTTGGATCAGGACTGTCCGGTGGGGGGTTGTATGGATTCCCTTTGATACAAAGCTTACTTGACGAGCCCTCGGATTTTCAACCCCAACATCAATCCCTCCTCACCACCGCAGCACGGTCGGTGAACAACTTCTCTCAAACCATGAACTCCAATGATCAATCGCCCCCTTCTTTTGCCAAACTGTCGTCCCTCTTGAAACCATCGTCGGTGAATCGCCAACCTAATAGGTTGCCGGTGTCTGACATCGCCATGGGTCCGACGCCAATGAACAGCTTGGATTGGACCACCGCGTCACCTCCTACGATATATGATAAAAAACCAAGCTGTGCTACACCAAACACCAAG CGAAATTGCGATGATTCAAGGGAAGTGAATTCCGCTGTAAAGAAATCCAGCTCTACCGAACCCGGGTTCAAAAGGCCTAGAATTGAAACCCCGTCACCGTTGCCGACTTTTAAG GTTCGGAAAGAGAAGCTAGGGGACCGAATCACTGCGTTGCAGCAGTTGGTTTCACCTTTTGGAAAG ACTGATACGGCATCTGTTCTTCATGAAGCCATCGAATACATCAAGTTCTTACATGATCAAGTCCAT GTTTTGAGTACTCCATACATGAGAAATGGAGCTTCCATTCAACATCAACAG GGTTGTGATAAACCGAAAGATTATGCATCAGAAGGGCCAAAGCAAGACCTGAAGAGCCGAGGGCTATGCTTAGTGCCAATCTCAAGCACATTCCCAGTGTCTCATGAGACCCCGGTTGATTTTTGGACTCCAACATTCGGAGGAAGTTtcagatag
- the LOC104445486 gene encoding transcription factor bHLH112 isoform X1: MAENFQAGICGESWWSSLRGMPFAGGASICLAAANDGGGFGWTAADMAMSNKARSSEHNDFSLSDSSMVFENNHYKAQPRSAVRGCGRSELVVPDLLGTGFGISLPATPDWNQALLGGGGKFAQSSYGSILNEEMSSRIQKDWSPKSYSSCVVEDSSMNGFKQINQEFSSDQSELTSITTSSTTAATCEGFSAEFAVGSGLSGGGLYGFPLIQSLLDEPSDFQPQHQSLLTTAARSVNNFSQTMNSNDQSPPSFAKLSSLLKPSSVNRQPNRLPVSDIAMGPTPMNSLDWTTASPPTIYDKKPSCATPNTKRNCDDSREVNSAVKKSSSTEPGFKRPRIETPSPLPTFKVRKEKLGDRITALQQLVSPFGKTDTASVLHEAIEYIKFLHDQVHVLSTPYMRNGASIQHQQGCDKPKDYASEGPKQDLKSRGLCLVPISSTFPVSHETPVDFWTPTFGGSFR; the protein is encoded by the exons ATGGCAGAGAATTTCCAGGCCGGGATATGCGGCGAGAGCTGGTGGAGCTCACTCAGGGGCATGCCTTTCGCAGGTGGTGCATCAATATGCTTGGCGGCGGCCAACGATGGGGGAGGGTTTGGTTGGACGGCAGCCGACATGGCAATGAGCAACAAAGCGAGGTCTTCCGAGCACAATGATTTCTCGCTCTCCGATAGCTCCATGGTCTTCGAGAACAACCACTACAAGGCTCAGCCGCGGAGCGCCGTGCGTGGCTGCGGCAGAAGCGAACTGGTCGTCCCTGACTTGCTGGGCACAGGATTCGGGATTTCGTTGCCGGCGACGCCAGATTGGAACCAAGCTTTACT tggtggtggtggaaaaTTTGCTCAGAGCAGTTATGGTTCAATATTGAACGAAGAAATGAGTTCAAGAATCCAGAAGGATTGGAGCCCCAAAAGCTATTCAAGTTGTGTGGTTGAAGATTCCTCCATGAATGGgtttaagcaaataaatcaagAATTCTCTTCGGACCAATCTGAACTGACTTCCATCACAACTAGCTCGACCACCGCGGCCACCTGTGAGGGTTTCTCAGCCGAGTTTGCAGTTGGATCAGGACTGTCCGGTGGGGGGTTGTATGGATTCCCTTTGATACAAAGCTTACTTGACGAGCCCTCGGATTTTCAACCCCAACATCAATCCCTCCTCACCACCGCAGCACGGTCGGTGAACAACTTCTCTCAAACCATGAACTCCAATGATCAATCGCCCCCTTCTTTTGCCAAACTGTCGTCCCTCTTGAAACCATCGTCGGTGAATCGCCAACCTAATAGGTTGCCGGTGTCTGACATCGCCATGGGTCCGACGCCAATGAACAGCTTGGATTGGACCACCGCGTCACCTCCTACGATATATGATAAAAAACCAAGCTGTGCTACACCAAACACCAAG CGAAATTGCGATGATTCAAGGGAAGTGAATTCCGCTGTAAAGAAATCCAGCTCTACCGAACCCGGGTTCAAAAGGCCTAGAATTGAAACCCCGTCACCGTTGCCGACTTTTAAG GTTCGGAAAGAGAAGCTAGGGGACCGAATCACTGCGTTGCAGCAGTTGGTTTCACCTTTTGGAAAG ACTGATACGGCATCTGTTCTTCATGAAGCCATCGAATACATCAAGTTCTTACATGATCAAGTCCAT GTTTTGAGTACTCCATACATGAGAAATGGAGCTTCCATTCAACATCAACAG GGTTGTGATAAACCGAAAGATTATGCATCAGAAGGGCCAAAGCAAGACCTGAAGAGCCGAGGGCTATGCTTAGTGCCAATCTCAAGCACATTCCCAGTGTCTCATGAGACCCCGGTTGATTTTTGGACTCCAACATTCGGAGGAAGTTtcagatag
- the LOC104447401 gene encoding G-type lectin S-receptor-like serine/threonine-protein kinase RKS1, giving the protein MWPINLLHLIISAVLYRECISTDLITRESSIRDVDVLISSGGDFALGFFSPGNSSHRYLGLWYNKIPEKTVVWVANRDNPVKDTSGHLSIDNLGNLVLYDTKRRIFVWGSNLSLSSVATECVAQLLDSGNLVLFQDSKKSSILWQSFDHPTNTFLPSMKLGLNRTSGLNRILTSWKSQDDPGTGTTYLMINPNGFPHLTLFKNKVPLWQPCPWIGVWSMISWFNFIFVIDANEVVQTSNVINSSIFVRAVVQESGSMQLFRWAENKSEWVNLFTKPVAQCDFYGYCGANGNCYSDIACKCLPGFTPKSPNDWSMRDSSGGCIRKNQESVCRNGEGFVKVADVKVPDTSAASFDMNMTLRECESECMRNCSCTAYADADFTRGGRGCLMWYGDLMDTREVPGLGRDLYVRVDALVLAEFQKNGFLSRKKVLATSIGLVSAAAIISLAFLCVTGSEVGKELEGTTEDQELPLLDITTIKAATDNFASTNKLGQGGFGPVYKGRLASGQEVAVKRLSKSSGQGCQEFKNEVMLIAKLQHRNLVRLLSCCISLDERMLIYEYLPNKSLDCFIFNEAKRTTLDWNQRFKIILGIARGVLYLHQDSRHRIIHRDLKASNVLLDAAMNPKISDFGMAKMFAEDQIQANTNKVVGTYGYMSPEYAMQGLYSTKSDVFSFGVILLEIVSGKRNTDFYSDSGCLNLIAHVWNLWKEGISSEIVDSLMAQPYNTRQVSRSIQIGLLCVQERAAHRPNMMDIVFMLGNEAALASPDKPAFILKGSGNILDLPPIAGASANEVTITELDGR; this is encoded by the exons atgTGGCCTATCAATCTTCTCCATTTAATTATATCAGCAGTTCTTTATAGGGAGTGCATTTCCACTGACCTGATTACTAGAGAGAGCTCTATCAGAGATGTCGATGTGTTGATCTCCAGTGGTGGAGATTTTGCTCTTGGCTTCTTTAGCCCTGGCAATTCTAGCCATAGGTACTTAGGGTTATGGTACAATAAAATTCCCGAGAAAACGGTGGTGTGGGTCGCCAACCGGGACAACCCCGTCAAAGATACTTCGGGACATCTCAGTATCGACAATCTGGGGAATCTCGTACTCTACGACACAAAGAGAAGAATCTTTGTTTGGGGCAGCAATCTTTCGTTATCGTCAGTGGCAACTGAGTGCGTAGCTCAACTTTTGGATTCGGGTAATCTTGTTCTGTTTCAGGATAGCAAGAAAAGTTCAATCCTATGGCAGAGTTTTGACCATCCGACCAATACTTTTCTCCCCTCCATGAAACTCGGGCTCAACCGCACCAGTGGCCTAAATAGAATCCTTACATCTTGGAAGTCTCAGGATGACCCCGGAACAGGAACGACTTATTTAATGATCAACCCCAATGGTTTTCCGCACTTAACCTTGTTCAAAAATAAGGTCCCGTTGTGGCAACCGTGCCCCTGGATCGGCGTATGGAGTATGATCTCATGGTTCAACTTTATTTTCGTAATTGATGCCAATGAGGTCGTCCAGACGTCAAATGTAATTAACTCGTCGATCTTTGTGAGGGCAGTGGTTCAAGAGTCCGGAAGCATGCAACTGTTCAGGTGGGCCGAAAATAAGAGCGAGTGGGTCAATCTTTTCACCAAACCAGTGGCCCAATGTGACTTCTATGGGTATTGTGGTGCCAATGGAAACTGTTATTCTGATATTGCGTGCAAGTGCCTACCCGGGTTTACCCCTAAGTCCCCGAACGATTGGAGCATGAGAGACAGTTCAGGTGGGTGCATCAGGAAGAATCAAGAATCAGTTTGCCGGAATGGTGAAGGGTTCGTAAAAGTAGCTGATGTAAAAGTGCCAGACACTTCAGCCGCATCTTTTGATATGAATATGACTTTGAGGGAGTGCGAAAGTGAATGCATGAGGAATTGTTCATGCACGGCCTATGCAGATGCAGATTTTacgagaggaggaagaggatgcTTGATGTGGTATGGAGACTTGATGGATACAAGAGAGGTCCCAGGTCTAGGACGAGACTTATACGTGCGCGTGGATGCACTTGTATTGG CTGAGTTTCAGAAGAATGGATTTCTTTCGAGGAAAAAGGTGTTAGCCACCTCGATAGGGTTAGTTTCTGCTGCAGCAATAATCTCTCTTGCG TTCCTTTGTGTGACAGGCTCTGAGGTTGGCAAGGAGCTAGAAGGAACAACAGAAGATCAAGAATTACCTCTTTTAGATATCACCACAATTAAAGCTGCCACAGACAATTTCGCCTCAACGAACAAGCTTGGACAAGGAGGATTCGGTCCAGTCTACAAG GGGCGGTTGGCCAGTGGACAGGAAGTAGCTGTGAAGAGATTATCGAAGAGTTCAGGACAAGGGTGTCAAGAATTCAAGAACGAAGTGATGCTTATAGCCAAACTCCAACACAGGAATCTCGTGAGGCTTTTGAGCTGTTGCATCAGTCTAGACGAGAGGATGTTAATCTACGAGTACTTGCCTAACAAAAGTTTGGATTGCTTCATTTTCA ATGAAGCAAAAAGGACAACCCTTGATTGGAACCAACGTTTCAAAATTATTCTTGGAATTGCCCGAGGAGTTTTATATCTTCACCAAGATTCAAGACATAGAATCATACATCGAGACCTCAAAGCTAGCAATGTCCTACTTGATGCCGCAATGAATCCAAAAATTTCCGATTTTGGGATGGCTAAGATGTTTGCAGAAGACCAGATCCAAGCAAATACAAACAAGGTGGTCGGAACATA TGGTTATATGTCTCCAGAATACGCAATGCAAGGATTATACTCAACCAAGTCTGATGTTTTCAGCTTTGGTGTCATATTACTAGAAATAGTCAGTGGCAAGAGGAACACTGATTTCTACAGTGACAGTGGATGTCTGAATCTCATTGCACAT GTTTGGAACTTATGGAAAGAAGGAATATCCTCCGAAATAGTTGATTCATTGATGGCCCAACCCTATAACACTCGTCAGGTTTCAAGAAGCATCCAAATCGGCTTACTGTGCGTACAAGAACGTGCAGCACACCGGCCAAACATGATGGACATTGTCTTCATGTTGGGTAATGAGGCAGCTCTTGCCTCTCCTGATAAGCCTGCATTCATTCTGAAAGGAAGCGGCAACATTCTTGACCTTCCACCCATTGCTGGAGCTTCTGCGAACGAGGTAACCATAACTGAGCTTGATGGTCGATAA